The following are encoded in a window of Pseudomonas graminis genomic DNA:
- a CDS encoding type II toxin-antitoxin system RelE/ParE family toxin yields MIVEWRPEAVADLWEILEYIDERNPQAAEELYAEIERATSALPEHPYLYRLGRVPNTREIIVHPNYLVIYRLTDGIEILSVLHARQQYP; encoded by the coding sequence ATGATCGTTGAGTGGCGCCCGGAGGCAGTCGCCGATCTGTGGGAGATACTTGAGTATATCGATGAGCGAAATCCACAAGCGGCGGAGGAGCTTTATGCTGAAATTGAGAGAGCTACTTCAGCACTGCCCGAGCATCCTTACCTTTACCGCTTAGGTCGCGTGCCCAATACCCGCGAAATCATTGTCCACCCGAATTACCTGGTTATTTACCGGTTAACGGATGGGATCGAAATCCTGAGTGTCCTTCACGCTCGCCAGCAATACCCTTGA
- the glpT gene encoding glycerol-3-phosphate transporter, with protein MFAFFRPAAHQAPLPAERVDSTYRRLRWQIFAGIFFGYAGYYLLRKNFSLAMPYLIDEGYTRGQLGLAISAIAIAYGLSKFLMGLVSDRSNPRYFLPFGLLISALVMFVFGFAPWATSSVTIMFILLFINGWAQGMGWPPSGRTMVHWWSQKERGGVVSVWNVAHNVGGGLIGPLFLLGLGWTNDWHAAFYVPAAVALFVALFAFVTMRDTPQSVGLPPVEDYKNDYPEGYDASHEEEFTAKEIFVKYVLRNKMLWYIALANVFVYLLRYGVLDWAPTYLKEAKHFDVDKTSWAYFFYEWAGIPGTLLCGWMSDKIFRGNRGLTGIVFMAMVTVATLVYWLNPPGNPTVDMIALVSIGFLIYGPVMLVGLQALELAPKKAAGTAAGFTGLFGYLGGSVAASALMGYTVDHFGWDGGFVLLVSACILAIAFLVPTLRHTRVASQSREEMA; from the coding sequence ATGTTTGCCTTTTTCCGTCCTGCCGCGCATCAGGCTCCGCTGCCTGCGGAGCGTGTCGACTCCACCTACCGCCGCCTTCGCTGGCAGATTTTCGCCGGTATCTTCTTCGGTTACGCCGGCTACTACTTGCTTCGCAAGAATTTCTCGCTGGCCATGCCCTACCTGATCGATGAGGGATACACACGGGGTCAGCTGGGTCTTGCGATCTCGGCGATCGCCATTGCGTACGGCCTGTCAAAGTTCCTCATGGGGCTGGTGTCGGATCGCTCCAATCCGCGTTACTTCCTGCCATTCGGGCTGTTGATTTCCGCGCTGGTGATGTTCGTGTTCGGATTCGCACCCTGGGCGACGTCCAGCGTGACGATCATGTTCATTCTGCTGTTCATCAACGGATGGGCACAGGGCATGGGCTGGCCGCCAAGCGGACGCACGATGGTGCACTGGTGGTCGCAGAAGGAACGTGGCGGCGTAGTGTCGGTGTGGAACGTGGCGCACAACGTCGGCGGCGGCTTGATCGGCCCGCTGTTCCTGCTTGGGCTTGGCTGGACCAACGACTGGCACGCAGCGTTTTACGTGCCTGCGGCGGTTGCCCTGTTTGTCGCCCTGTTTGCCTTCGTGACCATGCGCGATACCCCGCAGTCCGTGGGCTTGCCACCGGTCGAGGACTACAAGAACGACTATCCGGAGGGCTACGACGCGAGCCACGAAGAGGAATTCACCGCCAAGGAAATCTTCGTCAAATACGTGCTGCGCAACAAAATGCTCTGGTACATCGCGTTGGCCAACGTGTTCGTCTACCTGCTGCGTTATGGCGTGCTGGACTGGGCGCCAACGTACCTGAAAGAAGCCAAACACTTCGACGTCGACAAGACCTCGTGGGCCTACTTCTTCTATGAGTGGGCAGGTATTCCGGGCACGCTGCTGTGCGGCTGGATGTCCGACAAGATCTTCCGTGGCAACCGTGGCCTGACCGGCATCGTGTTCATGGCGATGGTGACCGTTGCGACGCTGGTCTACTGGCTCAACCCGCCAGGCAACCCCACCGTCGACATGATTGCGCTGGTCTCGATCGGCTTCCTGATCTACGGCCCGGTCATGCTGGTCGGCTTGCAGGCGCTTGAGTTGGCTCCAAAGAAAGCCGCTGGCACCGCGGCAGGATTCACAGGCCTGTTCGGCTATCTCGGTGGGTCGGTCGCCGCAAGCGCGCTGATGGGTTACACGGTAGACCACTTCGGCTGGGACGGCGGCTTCGTGCTGTTGGTGTCCGCCTGCATCCTGGCGATAGCGTTCCTGGTGCCGACCCTGCGCCATACGCGGGTGGCGAGCCAGTCGCGAGAGGAGATGGCTTAA
- a CDS encoding acyltransferase family protein, whose amino-acid sequence MTVTLILITLYALSIALFCFATRRLPILSQDALHRVSSLDGLRGVLATAVIVHHFIVSYYWHVNGVWETTDSRVLNNMGTVPVSLFFMITGYLFTAKIYRSEPKWGQILSSRIRRIFPMYLFSVALITAIALHQSAGISAPVMDTIKSLGRWVILIGSPINGFPDTVRINASVQWTLLYEAVFYLSLPVLYCLLRRKLPGMAVVVALIVLACLWGEYHHHFHNRFIKLFAVGIAVAVFEDRMRQWKIDFSGVRCTLVAVAILLICMKLKSYSTLQMLILGVPFALFVLGNSLHGVLEIRGLKILGEASFSIYLLHGIVIYSVFSLLDAYDFATPDPLSYSLYLPLIILLTSSISVATYWCIEHPFLRKASPSAKATLPNA is encoded by the coding sequence ATGACCGTCACTCTGATTTTGATCACGCTATACGCGCTGTCGATCGCGCTATTTTGCTTCGCCACCCGGCGTCTGCCGATTCTCTCCCAGGACGCGCTCCACCGCGTTTCGTCGCTGGACGGGCTGCGTGGCGTGCTCGCAACCGCTGTCATCGTTCATCACTTCATCGTCAGCTATTACTGGCACGTCAACGGCGTCTGGGAAACCACGGACAGCCGAGTTCTGAACAACATGGGCACGGTGCCGGTGTCGTTGTTTTTCATGATTACGGGTTACCTGTTTACCGCGAAGATCTACCGAAGCGAGCCTAAATGGGGTCAGATTCTGTCGTCACGGATACGACGAATCTTCCCGATGTACCTCTTCAGCGTCGCGCTGATTACGGCGATCGCGCTGCACCAGTCCGCAGGCATCAGCGCGCCGGTCATGGACACCATCAAGTCGCTCGGCCGATGGGTGATTTTGATCGGCAGCCCCATCAACGGTTTCCCGGACACCGTGCGTATCAACGCCTCGGTGCAGTGGACGCTGCTCTATGAAGCGGTTTTCTACCTGTCGCTGCCGGTGCTGTATTGCCTGCTTCGGCGCAAGCTCCCCGGCATGGCGGTCGTCGTCGCGCTGATAGTGCTGGCGTGCCTGTGGGGCGAATACCACCATCACTTTCACAACCGGTTCATCAAACTGTTTGCTGTCGGCATTGCAGTGGCGGTCTTTGAAGACCGGATGCGCCAGTGGAAAATCGACTTCTCGGGCGTGCGCTGCACGTTGGTTGCAGTCGCGATACTGCTGATCTGCATGAAGCTCAAATCGTACTCAACGCTGCAAATGCTGATTCTCGGCGTCCCGTTCGCGCTGTTCGTGCTCGGCAACAGTTTGCACGGGGTACTGGAGATCCGCGGGTTGAAGATTCTGGGCGAGGCCAGCTTCAGCATCTATCTGCTGCATGGCATCGTCATCTACAGCGTGTTCAGCCTGCTGGACGCGTATGACTTCGCCACGCCGGATCCGCTCAGCTACTCGCTGTACTTACCGCTGATCATCCTGCTCACCAGCAGTATCAGCGTCGCGACGTACTGGTGCATCGAGCACCCATTCCTACGCAAGGCATCGCCAAGTGCCAAAGCAACCCTGCCGAATGCTTAA
- a CDS encoding energy transducer TonB: protein MSRWILWMMFAACIGANADERSVEFDYRRAPAWPYSLSKSGISGWVVYDLKAHHDGRVSKPEVLDSSHPLFSLSVVNVVPTWRVKPWVVSEQRPAVISLRQEHYFVHPREGNAPVPWLHRSLRHLSCAKFSKRFDDFQQNSSDLEQVEMSVFRHTYSVLARVATYRKLSDEQRFALGDALAEAVPEVIQRCRANPALRYKDVLPDQVSMML, encoded by the coding sequence ATGAGCAGGTGGATTTTATGGATGATGTTCGCGGCATGTATCGGTGCCAATGCAGATGAGCGCAGTGTGGAGTTTGATTACCGCAGGGCGCCCGCCTGGCCGTATTCGCTTTCGAAATCCGGAATATCCGGGTGGGTCGTCTACGACCTGAAGGCGCACCATGACGGACGGGTTTCCAAGCCTGAGGTGCTGGACAGCTCTCACCCTCTGTTTTCCCTCTCCGTCGTAAACGTTGTGCCAACGTGGCGCGTAAAACCCTGGGTCGTCAGTGAGCAGCGTCCGGCAGTCATTTCGCTGCGTCAGGAGCATTACTTCGTCCACCCGCGTGAAGGAAATGCTCCCGTCCCTTGGCTTCATCGCAGTCTGCGCCACCTGTCCTGCGCGAAATTCAGCAAACGCTTCGACGACTTCCAGCAGAACTCGTCTGATCTTGAACAGGTGGAGATGAGCGTGTTCCGGCACACCTACAGCGTGCTTGCAAGGGTGGCGACTTACAGAAAGCTGTCTGACGAGCAAAGGTTCGCGCTCGGTGATGCGCTGGCAGAGGCAGTGCCGGAGGTCATTCAGCGATGCCGGGCGAATCCGGCACTGCGCTATAAGGACGTGTTGCCTGATCAGGTGAGCATGATGCTGTGA
- a CDS encoding NADPH:quinone oxidoreductase family protein has protein sequence MKAVLCKAFGPAADLVLEEIPSPEPKKNEILLDVHAAGVNFPDTLIIEGKYQFKPPFPFSPGGEASGVVTAVGEKVSHVRVGDRVMALTGWGSFAEQIAVAGYNVLPIPETMDFTTAAAFSMTYGTSMHALTQRAKLQAGETLLVLGASGGVGLAAVEIGKAMGARVIAAASSAEKLEVAKTAGADELINYSEHNLKDEIKRLTNGNGVDVIYDPVGGDLFDQAVRGIAWNGRLLVVGFASGRIPELPVNLALLKGASVVGVFWGSFAQRQPQDNAANFQQLFNWFGEGKLKPLVSKVYPLEQAGEAIESLAQRKAVGKVVVSIR, from the coding sequence ATGAAAGCCGTGCTTTGTAAAGCCTTCGGTCCCGCTGCAGATTTGGTGCTGGAGGAAATCCCCAGCCCGGAGCCGAAGAAAAACGAGATTCTTCTGGACGTGCACGCTGCCGGGGTCAACTTCCCGGACACGCTGATCATCGAAGGCAAATACCAGTTCAAGCCGCCTTTTCCGTTTTCGCCCGGAGGTGAAGCCTCGGGCGTTGTGACCGCTGTCGGCGAGAAGGTCAGCCATGTCCGTGTCGGTGACCGGGTGATGGCGCTGACCGGCTGGGGCAGCTTCGCTGAACAGATCGCCGTCGCCGGTTACAACGTCCTGCCCATTCCCGAAACGATGGACTTCACCACCGCCGCCGCATTCAGTATGACCTACGGCACGTCCATGCACGCCCTCACACAGCGCGCCAAGCTACAGGCAGGCGAAACGCTCCTCGTCCTCGGCGCCTCCGGGGGCGTCGGCCTAGCCGCGGTAGAGATCGGCAAAGCCATGGGCGCTCGCGTGATCGCCGCCGCCAGCAGCGCAGAAAAGCTGGAGGTCGCCAAAACCGCAGGCGCCGACGAGTTGATCAACTACAGCGAGCACAATCTGAAGGATGAAATCAAGCGCCTCACCAACGGCAACGGCGTCGATGTGATCTACGACCCTGTGGGCGGTGACCTTTTTGATCAGGCTGTTCGCGGCATCGCCTGGAACGGTCGCCTGTTGGTCGTCGGCTTCGCCAGTGGCCGCATCCCCGAACTGCCCGTCAATCTCGCGTTGTTGAAAGGTGCCTCGGTTGTAGGTGTGTTCTGGGGCTCATTTGCTCAACGCCAGCCCCAGGACAACGCGGCGAACTTCCAGCAACTGTTCAATTGGTTCGGCGAGGGCAAGCTGAAGCCGTTGGTGTCGAAGGTTTACCCGCTGGAGCAGGCGGGGGAAGCCATTGAATCGTTGGCGCAGAGAAAAGCGGTTGGCAAGGTGGTGGTGAGCATCAGGTAG
- a CDS encoding flagellar basal body-associated protein FliL, whose translation MKAWIVMLMALSMPVVALAEEGGEKEDPNKVSYVALTPPFVGNYSLDGSPKLHVYKADVALRVTGAEAQKLVKQNEPLIRNQLVALFTQQTVDSMGNVDAKEKLRQEALKQTQQVLTQETGKPVVDDLLFNNFIAQ comes from the coding sequence GTGAAAGCGTGGATTGTAATGTTGATGGCATTGTCGATGCCTGTTGTAGCGCTGGCGGAAGAGGGCGGCGAGAAAGAAGATCCGAACAAGGTTTCCTACGTGGCGTTGACGCCTCCCTTCGTAGGCAACTACTCACTGGACGGCAGCCCGAAATTGCACGTCTACAAGGCCGATGTCGCCTTGCGCGTGACCGGCGCCGAGGCGCAGAAACTGGTGAAGCAGAACGAGCCGCTGATTCGCAACCAACTGGTGGCATTGTTCACTCAGCAAACGGTCGACAGCATGGGCAACGTCGATGCCAAGGAAAAACTGCGTCAGGAAGCGCTGAAGCAGACCCAGCAAGTGCTCACCCAGGAAACGGGCAAGCCTGTGGTTGATGATCTGCTGTTCAATAACTTTATTGCCCAGTAA
- a CDS encoding EVE domain-containing protein, producing the protein MAYWLMKSEPDELSISGLKKLGQTRWDGVRNYQARNFLRAMAVGDQFFFYHSSCPEPGIAGIGEIVKAAYPDPTALDHKSPYYDAKATEEKNPWTAVDVAFFETFPNVLGLGFLKQQAALEQLPLVQKGSRLSVMPVTDEQWAAVLDLR; encoded by the coding sequence ATGGCCTATTGGCTGATGAAATCCGAGCCCGACGAGCTCTCGATCAGCGGGTTGAAAAAGCTCGGGCAGACGCGCTGGGACGGTGTCCGCAACTATCAGGCCCGCAACTTTCTGCGCGCGATGGCCGTGGGCGATCAGTTCTTTTTCTACCATTCCAGCTGCCCCGAGCCCGGGATCGCCGGGATCGGAGAAATCGTCAAGGCTGCGTATCCCGATCCCACTGCGCTGGACCACAAAAGCCCCTACTACGACGCTAAAGCCACCGAAGAGAAGAACCCTTGGACCGCCGTTGATGTGGCATTCTTCGAGACGTTTCCGAATGTGCTGGGGCTGGGTTTTCTGAAACAACAAGCTGCCCTTGAACAGTTGCCGCTGGTGCAGAAAGGCAGCCGTCTGTCCGTCATGCCGGTGACCGACGAGCAATGGGCCGCCGTGCTTGACCTGCGCTGA
- a CDS encoding 5-formyltetrahydrofolate cyclo-ligase: MTSSGAAPLPDHSNLSRPQLRRLLRHNRRALSPAEQRQAAKGLYRQLAQIPLFRRARHVSLYLPMDGEIDPRLLLRAAQKRGKTTYLPVLSAWPRTKMVFQRVRPGEKFKPNRFRIPEPRINARRQRKIWTLDLVLMPLVGFDPEGGRLGMGGGFYDRSLAYLARRKTWRKPILLGLAHECQKVAKLAVASWDVPLAGTVTDKRWYMAG, from the coding sequence ATGACCTCATCCGGCGCCGCTCCCCTCCCAGATCATTCAAACCTCTCTCGGCCCCAGTTGCGTCGGCTGCTTCGTCACAATCGTCGCGCGCTCAGCCCGGCAGAACAGCGACAGGCGGCGAAGGGTTTGTACCGTCAGCTTGCGCAAATCCCTCTCTTTCGCCGCGCCCGGCACGTTTCTCTCTACCTTCCGATGGACGGTGAGATCGACCCGCGCCTGCTGCTTCGTGCCGCTCAAAAACGCGGCAAGACCACGTACTTGCCAGTACTCAGTGCCTGGCCGCGAACGAAAATGGTGTTTCAGCGCGTCCGACCTGGTGAGAAGTTCAAGCCGAACCGGTTCCGTATCCCGGAGCCACGTATCAATGCCAGGCGACAGCGGAAGATCTGGACGCTGGATCTGGTGCTGATGCCGCTCGTGGGGTTCGATCCGGAAGGGGGACGCCTTGGCATGGGTGGCGGCTTTTACGACCGCAGCCTGGCGTATCTCGCGCGCCGTAAAACCTGGCGCAAGCCGATATTGCTAGGCCTGGCCCATGAGTGTCAGAAAGTCGCGAAGCTGGCGGTCGCCAGTTGGGACGTCCCGTTGGCGGGAACGGTGACGGATAAGCGTTGGTATATGGCGGGGTGA
- a CDS encoding cell division protein ZapA, with protein sequence MSNGNSITVQILDKEYSIICPQEERTNLVSAARYLDGKMREIRSSGKVIGADRIAVMAALNITHDLLHKQELPTAKAQANSANSEQVRDLLDRVDLVLATDSDKAQG encoded by the coding sequence ATGAGTAATGGCAACAGCATCACCGTGCAAATCCTCGACAAAGAATATTCGATCATCTGTCCGCAAGAGGAGCGCACCAATCTGGTCAGCGCCGCGCGTTACCTGGACGGCAAAATGCGCGAGATCCGCAGCAGCGGTAAAGTCATCGGCGCCGACCGTATTGCGGTGATGGCCGCGCTGAACATTACCCATGACCTTCTGCACAAACAGGAACTGCCAACGGCAAAGGCCCAGGCCAATAGCGCCAATAGCGAGCAGGTTCGCGATTTGCTGGACCGTGTTGACCTGGTCCTTGCCACGGATTCGGATAAAGCACAAGGCTGA
- a CDS encoding TIGR02449 family protein — translation MEDNDLQALMARLELLINRVEQLKSQNGLLLAQEKSWREERAQLIEKNEIARQKVESMISRLKALEQDS, via the coding sequence ATGGAAGACAATGACCTGCAAGCGCTGATGGCTCGACTGGAGTTATTGATCAATCGTGTCGAGCAACTAAAAAGTCAAAACGGACTCCTATTAGCTCAGGAAAAATCCTGGCGCGAGGAACGCGCTCAACTCATTGAAAAAAACGAAATCGCCCGGCAAAAGGTCGAGTCCATGATTTCGCGCCTCAAGGCCCTGGAGCAAGACTCATGA
- a CDS encoding YecA family protein produces the protein MPIQNSPYNGFATLLTSSGHHVSPAELHGLLLGRSCAGAGFDAEEWLADAHLLLETEPDDKVRQALIGLQAMVKSELTGDDMTVVLLLPGDDEPLAARTAAMAQWCQGFLSGFARVGGQSLSDDARDVLQDLAAIAQVHDALDESEDGESDYMEVMEYLRVAPLLLFTEFNQKSDAEDEAKPSLH, from the coding sequence ATGCCTATTCAGAATTCCCCGTACAACGGCTTCGCCACCCTGCTCACCAGCAGTGGTCATCACGTATCTCCTGCCGAATTGCACGGCCTTTTGCTGGGGCGCAGTTGCGCCGGCGCAGGCTTCGATGCAGAGGAGTGGCTGGCCGACGCTCATCTGCTGCTGGAAACAGAGCCTGACGACAAAGTGCGCCAGGCGCTGATCGGCCTGCAGGCAATGGTCAAAAGCGAACTGACCGGCGACGACATGACCGTCGTGTTGCTGTTGCCTGGCGATGATGAGCCTCTGGCTGCCCGCACTGCCGCCATGGCCCAGTGGTGCCAGGGTTTCCTCAGCGGCTTTGCCCGGGTGGGTGGTCAGTCACTGAGCGATGACGCCAGGGACGTGCTGCAAGACTTGGCCGCCATCGCTCAGGTTCATGACGCGCTGGACGAGTCCGAAGACGGCGAGAGCGACTACATGGAAGTCATGGAGTACCTGCGCGTTGCGCCGTTGCTGCTGTTCACAGAGTTCAACCAGAAATCCGACGCTGAAGACGAAGCCAAGCCCTCTTTGCACTGA